In Solanum pennellii chromosome 3, SPENNV200, a single window of DNA contains:
- the LOC107015190 gene encoding protein DEK-like isoform X1, which produces MASEKETLDDKKPEEVIEEQQPKDNDKEKEEESMQVDKKDAESEEEKEESEEEEEKEEEEKPVEKKGKNRGESTEEPVTPITRPTRERKTVERYSESSEARGSTPKPLSIRKGSGTQLKDIPNVAYKLSKRKPDDNLQMLHNILFGKKSKVHSLKKNIGQFSGFVWVEDEEKQRRKTKEKLDKCVKEKLLDFCDVLNIPVSRTSAKKDELTVKLLEFLESPHSTTDSLLAEKEQKGKKQKRKGSASKSAGSLDKSVKQKHQKSEVGVKRKRSAKTEEEETNDEQPSDSGDDSDNDDEAPKEGSDQEESGSEKSEKQEEEEEDVEEKPKKNKSGEKVNSKKSVKKDSGSKAAEKTKATEKGSPAKSLKSSSTSTPSSSVSKKGASAADSTSKAKKEKAEKKSKKEETEPVKENSSSKKQSSKSTSKVSEKGKGKSVKKAKAEPSKEELHAVVSIILKKVDFNTATLSDIIRQLGSHFDLDLMHRKAEVKAIITEVINNMSEEEDEDESEGDDAEKSEGESDAEKPEGDDDAEKSDGADSDS; this is translated from the exons atggCGTCCGAGAAAGAAACCCTAGATGACAAGAAACCAGAGGAGGTGATTGAGGAGCAACAACCGAAGGACAACGACAAGGAAAAGGAAGAGGAATCAATGCAAGTTGACAAAAAGGATGCTGAATCAGAGGAGGAGAAAGAAGAAtcagaggaggaggaggaaaaagaagaagaagagaaaccAGTCGAGAAGAAGGGGAAAAACAGAGGTGAGAGTACGGAAGAGCCTGTAACACCAATCACAAGACCAACTAGGGAAAGGAAAACTGTGGAACGCTATTCCGAGTCTTCGGAAGCTAGAGGTTCCACGCCTAAGCCTTTGTCAATTAGGAAG GGTAGTGGTACTCAGCTGAAGGATATACCAAATG tGGCTTATAAACTATCCAAGAGAAAACCTGATGACAACCTGCAAATGCTTCACAACATTCTTTTCGGCAAGAAATCAAAG GTACATAGTTTGAAGAAAAACATAGGACAGTTTTCAGGATTTGTTTGGGTTGAGGATGAG GAAAAACAAAGGCGAAAAACCAAAGAGAAGCTGGACAAGTGTGTTAAGGAAAAGCTGCTGGATTTTTGTGATGTCCTCAATATTCCAGTGAGCAGAACTTCTGCAAAGAAG GATGAGCTCACAGTGAAATTATTAGAGTTCCTGGAATCTCCTCATTCTACAACAGATTCCTTGCTTGCTGAGAAGGAACAG AAGGGTAAGAAGCAAAAGAGAAAGGGCTCAGCTAGCAAAAGTGCAGGCTCTTTGGATAAATCAGTTAAG CAGAAGCATCAGAAATCTGAAGTTGGGGTAAAACGCAAGCGGTCAGCAAAAACTGAGGAGGAAGAAACTAATGATGAACAACCATCAGATAGTGGTGATGACTCTGACAATGATGATGAAGCTCCTAAAGAAGGAAGTGATCAGGAAGAGAGTGGTTCTGAGAAAAGTGAGAaacaagaggaagaggaagaagacgTGGAAGAGAAACCAAAGAAAAACAAGTCTGGTGAGAAGGTTAATTCGAAGAAGAGTGTGAAGAAGGATTCGGGGAGTAAAGCAGCAGAGAAGACTAAGGCCACAGAAAAGGGCAGCCCTGCGAAGTCCTTGAAAAGTTCATCAACATCTACCCCTTCAAGTTCAGTTTCCAAGAAAGGTGCTTCTGCTGCTGATTCAACATCTAAAGCCAAGAAAGAAAAGGCtgaaaagaaaagcaaaaaagaaGAAACTGAACCTGTGAAGGAAAATTCTTCAAGCAAGAAACAATCAAGCAAGTCTACTTCAAAGGTTTCTGAAAAAG GAAAAGGGAAAAGTGTAAAGAAGGCCAAGGCAGAGCCCAGCAAAGAAGAATTGCATGCAGTAGTATCAATTATTCTTAAAAAAGTGGATTTTAACACT GCAACTTTATCTGATATTATCAGGCAATTAG GTAGCCACTTTGATCTGGATTTGATGCACAGAAAAGCAGAGGTAAAAGCTATAATCACTGAAGTAATAAATAACATGAGTGAAGAGGAAGATGAGGATGAATCTGAGGGTGATGATGCAGAAAAATCTGAAGGAGAGAGTGATGCAGAAAAGCCTGAAGGTGATGATGATGCAGAAAAGTCTGATGGTGCTGACAGTGATTCTTGA
- the LOC107015190 gene encoding protein DEK-like isoform X5, translating into MASEKETLDDKKPEEVIEEQQPKDNDKEKEEESMQVDKKDAESEEEKEESEEEEEKEEEEKPVEKKGKNRGESTEEPVTPITRPTRERKTVERYSESSEARGSTPKPLSIRKGSGTQLKDIPNVAYKLSKRKPDDNLQMLHNILFGKKSKVHSLKKNIGQFSGFVWVEDEEKQRRKTKEKLDKCVKEKLLDFCDVLNIPVSRTSAKKDELTVKLLEFLESPHSTTDSLLAEKEQKGKKQKRKGSASKSAGSLDKSKHQKSEVGVKRKRSAKTEEEETNDEQPSDSGDDSDNDDEAPKEGSDQEESGSEKSEKQEEEEEDVEEKPKKNKSGEKVNSKKSVKKDSGSKAAEKTKATEKGSPAKSLKSSSTSTPSSSVSKKGASAADSTSKAKKEKAEKKSKKEETEPVKENSSSKKQSSKSTSKVSEKGKGKSVKKAKAEPSKEELHAVVSIILKKVDFNTATLSDIIRQLGSHFDLDLMHRKAEVKAIITEVINNMSEEEDEDESEGDDAEKSEGESDAEKPEGDDDAEKSDGADSDS; encoded by the exons atggCGTCCGAGAAAGAAACCCTAGATGACAAGAAACCAGAGGAGGTGATTGAGGAGCAACAACCGAAGGACAACGACAAGGAAAAGGAAGAGGAATCAATGCAAGTTGACAAAAAGGATGCTGAATCAGAGGAGGAGAAAGAAGAAtcagaggaggaggaggaaaaagaagaagaagagaaaccAGTCGAGAAGAAGGGGAAAAACAGAGGTGAGAGTACGGAAGAGCCTGTAACACCAATCACAAGACCAACTAGGGAAAGGAAAACTGTGGAACGCTATTCCGAGTCTTCGGAAGCTAGAGGTTCCACGCCTAAGCCTTTGTCAATTAGGAAG GGTAGTGGTACTCAGCTGAAGGATATACCAAATG tGGCTTATAAACTATCCAAGAGAAAACCTGATGACAACCTGCAAATGCTTCACAACATTCTTTTCGGCAAGAAATCAAAG GTACATAGTTTGAAGAAAAACATAGGACAGTTTTCAGGATTTGTTTGGGTTGAGGATGAG GAAAAACAAAGGCGAAAAACCAAAGAGAAGCTGGACAAGTGTGTTAAGGAAAAGCTGCTGGATTTTTGTGATGTCCTCAATATTCCAGTGAGCAGAACTTCTGCAAAGAAG GATGAGCTCACAGTGAAATTATTAGAGTTCCTGGAATCTCCTCATTCTACAACAGATTCCTTGCTTGCTGAGAAGGAACAG AAGGGTAAGAAGCAAAAGAGAAAGGGCTCAGCTAGCAAAAGTGCAGGCTCTTTGGATAAATCA AAGCATCAGAAATCTGAAGTTGGGGTAAAACGCAAGCGGTCAGCAAAAACTGAGGAGGAAGAAACTAATGATGAACAACCATCAGATAGTGGTGATGACTCTGACAATGATGATGAAGCTCCTAAAGAAGGAAGTGATCAGGAAGAGAGTGGTTCTGAGAAAAGTGAGAaacaagaggaagaggaagaagacgTGGAAGAGAAACCAAAGAAAAACAAGTCTGGTGAGAAGGTTAATTCGAAGAAGAGTGTGAAGAAGGATTCGGGGAGTAAAGCAGCAGAGAAGACTAAGGCCACAGAAAAGGGCAGCCCTGCGAAGTCCTTGAAAAGTTCATCAACATCTACCCCTTCAAGTTCAGTTTCCAAGAAAGGTGCTTCTGCTGCTGATTCAACATCTAAAGCCAAGAAAGAAAAGGCtgaaaagaaaagcaaaaaagaaGAAACTGAACCTGTGAAGGAAAATTCTTCAAGCAAGAAACAATCAAGCAAGTCTACTTCAAAGGTTTCTGAAAAAG GAAAAGGGAAAAGTGTAAAGAAGGCCAAGGCAGAGCCCAGCAAAGAAGAATTGCATGCAGTAGTATCAATTATTCTTAAAAAAGTGGATTTTAACACT GCAACTTTATCTGATATTATCAGGCAATTAG GTAGCCACTTTGATCTGGATTTGATGCACAGAAAAGCAGAGGTAAAAGCTATAATCACTGAAGTAATAAATAACATGAGTGAAGAGGAAGATGAGGATGAATCTGAGGGTGATGATGCAGAAAAATCTGAAGGAGAGAGTGATGCAGAAAAGCCTGAAGGTGATGATGATGCAGAAAAGTCTGATGGTGCTGACAGTGATTCTTGA
- the LOC107015190 gene encoding protein DEK-like isoform X4, with amino-acid sequence MASEKETLDDKKPEEVIEEQQPKDNDKEKEEESMQVDKKDAESEEEKEESEEEEEKEEEEKPVEKKGKNRGESTEEPVTPITRPTRERKTVERYSESSEARGSTPKPLSIRKGSGTQLKDIPNVAYKLSKRKPDDNLQMLHNILFGKKSKVHSLKKNIGQFSGFVWVEDEEKQRRKTKEKLDKCVKEKLLDFCDVLNIPVSRTSAKKDELTVKLLEFLESPHSTTDSLLAEKEQGKKQKRKGSASKSAGSLDKSVKKHQKSEVGVKRKRSAKTEEEETNDEQPSDSGDDSDNDDEAPKEGSDQEESGSEKSEKQEEEEEDVEEKPKKNKSGEKVNSKKSVKKDSGSKAAEKTKATEKGSPAKSLKSSSTSTPSSSVSKKGASAADSTSKAKKEKAEKKSKKEETEPVKENSSSKKQSSKSTSKVSEKGKGKSVKKAKAEPSKEELHAVVSIILKKVDFNTATLSDIIRQLGSHFDLDLMHRKAEVKAIITEVINNMSEEEDEDESEGDDAEKSEGESDAEKPEGDDDAEKSDGADSDS; translated from the exons atggCGTCCGAGAAAGAAACCCTAGATGACAAGAAACCAGAGGAGGTGATTGAGGAGCAACAACCGAAGGACAACGACAAGGAAAAGGAAGAGGAATCAATGCAAGTTGACAAAAAGGATGCTGAATCAGAGGAGGAGAAAGAAGAAtcagaggaggaggaggaaaaagaagaagaagagaaaccAGTCGAGAAGAAGGGGAAAAACAGAGGTGAGAGTACGGAAGAGCCTGTAACACCAATCACAAGACCAACTAGGGAAAGGAAAACTGTGGAACGCTATTCCGAGTCTTCGGAAGCTAGAGGTTCCACGCCTAAGCCTTTGTCAATTAGGAAG GGTAGTGGTACTCAGCTGAAGGATATACCAAATG tGGCTTATAAACTATCCAAGAGAAAACCTGATGACAACCTGCAAATGCTTCACAACATTCTTTTCGGCAAGAAATCAAAG GTACATAGTTTGAAGAAAAACATAGGACAGTTTTCAGGATTTGTTTGGGTTGAGGATGAG GAAAAACAAAGGCGAAAAACCAAAGAGAAGCTGGACAAGTGTGTTAAGGAAAAGCTGCTGGATTTTTGTGATGTCCTCAATATTCCAGTGAGCAGAACTTCTGCAAAGAAG GATGAGCTCACAGTGAAATTATTAGAGTTCCTGGAATCTCCTCATTCTACAACAGATTCCTTGCTTGCTGAGAAGGAACAG GGTAAGAAGCAAAAGAGAAAGGGCTCAGCTAGCAAAAGTGCAGGCTCTTTGGATAAATCAGTTAAG AAGCATCAGAAATCTGAAGTTGGGGTAAAACGCAAGCGGTCAGCAAAAACTGAGGAGGAAGAAACTAATGATGAACAACCATCAGATAGTGGTGATGACTCTGACAATGATGATGAAGCTCCTAAAGAAGGAAGTGATCAGGAAGAGAGTGGTTCTGAGAAAAGTGAGAaacaagaggaagaggaagaagacgTGGAAGAGAAACCAAAGAAAAACAAGTCTGGTGAGAAGGTTAATTCGAAGAAGAGTGTGAAGAAGGATTCGGGGAGTAAAGCAGCAGAGAAGACTAAGGCCACAGAAAAGGGCAGCCCTGCGAAGTCCTTGAAAAGTTCATCAACATCTACCCCTTCAAGTTCAGTTTCCAAGAAAGGTGCTTCTGCTGCTGATTCAACATCTAAAGCCAAGAAAGAAAAGGCtgaaaagaaaagcaaaaaagaaGAAACTGAACCTGTGAAGGAAAATTCTTCAAGCAAGAAACAATCAAGCAAGTCTACTTCAAAGGTTTCTGAAAAAG GAAAAGGGAAAAGTGTAAAGAAGGCCAAGGCAGAGCCCAGCAAAGAAGAATTGCATGCAGTAGTATCAATTATTCTTAAAAAAGTGGATTTTAACACT GCAACTTTATCTGATATTATCAGGCAATTAG GTAGCCACTTTGATCTGGATTTGATGCACAGAAAAGCAGAGGTAAAAGCTATAATCACTGAAGTAATAAATAACATGAGTGAAGAGGAAGATGAGGATGAATCTGAGGGTGATGATGCAGAAAAATCTGAAGGAGAGAGTGATGCAGAAAAGCCTGAAGGTGATGATGATGCAGAAAAGTCTGATGGTGCTGACAGTGATTCTTGA
- the LOC107015190 gene encoding protein DEK-like isoform X3 gives MASEKETLDDKKPEEVIEEQQPKDNDKEKEEESMQVDKKDAESEEEKEESEEEEEKEEEEKPVEKKGKNRGESTEEPVTPITRPTRERKTVERYSESSEARGSTPKPLSIRKGSGTQLKDIPNVAYKLSKRKPDDNLQMLHNILFGKKSKVHSLKKNIGQFSGFVWVEDEEKQRRKTKEKLDKCVKEKLLDFCDVLNIPVSRTSAKKDELTVKLLEFLESPHSTTDSLLAEKEQGKKQKRKGSASKSAGSLDKSVKQKHQKSEVGVKRKRSAKTEEEETNDEQPSDSGDDSDNDDEAPKEGSDQEESGSEKSEKQEEEEEDVEEKPKKNKSGEKVNSKKSVKKDSGSKAAEKTKATEKGSPAKSLKSSSTSTPSSSVSKKGASAADSTSKAKKEKAEKKSKKEETEPVKENSSSKKQSSKSTSKVSEKGKGKSVKKAKAEPSKEELHAVVSIILKKVDFNTATLSDIIRQLGSHFDLDLMHRKAEVKAIITEVINNMSEEEDEDESEGDDAEKSEGESDAEKPEGDDDAEKSDGADSDS, from the exons atggCGTCCGAGAAAGAAACCCTAGATGACAAGAAACCAGAGGAGGTGATTGAGGAGCAACAACCGAAGGACAACGACAAGGAAAAGGAAGAGGAATCAATGCAAGTTGACAAAAAGGATGCTGAATCAGAGGAGGAGAAAGAAGAAtcagaggaggaggaggaaaaagaagaagaagagaaaccAGTCGAGAAGAAGGGGAAAAACAGAGGTGAGAGTACGGAAGAGCCTGTAACACCAATCACAAGACCAACTAGGGAAAGGAAAACTGTGGAACGCTATTCCGAGTCTTCGGAAGCTAGAGGTTCCACGCCTAAGCCTTTGTCAATTAGGAAG GGTAGTGGTACTCAGCTGAAGGATATACCAAATG tGGCTTATAAACTATCCAAGAGAAAACCTGATGACAACCTGCAAATGCTTCACAACATTCTTTTCGGCAAGAAATCAAAG GTACATAGTTTGAAGAAAAACATAGGACAGTTTTCAGGATTTGTTTGGGTTGAGGATGAG GAAAAACAAAGGCGAAAAACCAAAGAGAAGCTGGACAAGTGTGTTAAGGAAAAGCTGCTGGATTTTTGTGATGTCCTCAATATTCCAGTGAGCAGAACTTCTGCAAAGAAG GATGAGCTCACAGTGAAATTATTAGAGTTCCTGGAATCTCCTCATTCTACAACAGATTCCTTGCTTGCTGAGAAGGAACAG GGTAAGAAGCAAAAGAGAAAGGGCTCAGCTAGCAAAAGTGCAGGCTCTTTGGATAAATCAGTTAAG CAGAAGCATCAGAAATCTGAAGTTGGGGTAAAACGCAAGCGGTCAGCAAAAACTGAGGAGGAAGAAACTAATGATGAACAACCATCAGATAGTGGTGATGACTCTGACAATGATGATGAAGCTCCTAAAGAAGGAAGTGATCAGGAAGAGAGTGGTTCTGAGAAAAGTGAGAaacaagaggaagaggaagaagacgTGGAAGAGAAACCAAAGAAAAACAAGTCTGGTGAGAAGGTTAATTCGAAGAAGAGTGTGAAGAAGGATTCGGGGAGTAAAGCAGCAGAGAAGACTAAGGCCACAGAAAAGGGCAGCCCTGCGAAGTCCTTGAAAAGTTCATCAACATCTACCCCTTCAAGTTCAGTTTCCAAGAAAGGTGCTTCTGCTGCTGATTCAACATCTAAAGCCAAGAAAGAAAAGGCtgaaaagaaaagcaaaaaagaaGAAACTGAACCTGTGAAGGAAAATTCTTCAAGCAAGAAACAATCAAGCAAGTCTACTTCAAAGGTTTCTGAAAAAG GAAAAGGGAAAAGTGTAAAGAAGGCCAAGGCAGAGCCCAGCAAAGAAGAATTGCATGCAGTAGTATCAATTATTCTTAAAAAAGTGGATTTTAACACT GCAACTTTATCTGATATTATCAGGCAATTAG GTAGCCACTTTGATCTGGATTTGATGCACAGAAAAGCAGAGGTAAAAGCTATAATCACTGAAGTAATAAATAACATGAGTGAAGAGGAAGATGAGGATGAATCTGAGGGTGATGATGCAGAAAAATCTGAAGGAGAGAGTGATGCAGAAAAGCCTGAAGGTGATGATGATGCAGAAAAGTCTGATGGTGCTGACAGTGATTCTTGA
- the LOC107015190 gene encoding protein DEK-like isoform X6, whose translation MASEKETLDDKKPEEVIEEQQPKDNDKEKEEESMQVDKKDAESEEEKEESEEEEEKEEEEKPVEKKGKNRGESTEEPVTPITRPTRERKTVERYSESSEARGSTPKPLSIRKGSGTQLKDIPNVAYKLSKRKPDDNLQMLHNILFGKKSKVHSLKKNIGQFSGFVWVEDEEKQRRKTKEKLDKCVKEKLLDFCDVLNIPVSRTSAKKDELTVKLLEFLESPHSTTDSLLAEKEQGKKQKRKGSASKSAGSLDKSKHQKSEVGVKRKRSAKTEEEETNDEQPSDSGDDSDNDDEAPKEGSDQEESGSEKSEKQEEEEEDVEEKPKKNKSGEKVNSKKSVKKDSGSKAAEKTKATEKGSPAKSLKSSSTSTPSSSVSKKGASAADSTSKAKKEKAEKKSKKEETEPVKENSSSKKQSSKSTSKVSEKGKGKSVKKAKAEPSKEELHAVVSIILKKVDFNTATLSDIIRQLGSHFDLDLMHRKAEVKAIITEVINNMSEEEDEDESEGDDAEKSEGESDAEKPEGDDDAEKSDGADSDS comes from the exons atggCGTCCGAGAAAGAAACCCTAGATGACAAGAAACCAGAGGAGGTGATTGAGGAGCAACAACCGAAGGACAACGACAAGGAAAAGGAAGAGGAATCAATGCAAGTTGACAAAAAGGATGCTGAATCAGAGGAGGAGAAAGAAGAAtcagaggaggaggaggaaaaagaagaagaagagaaaccAGTCGAGAAGAAGGGGAAAAACAGAGGTGAGAGTACGGAAGAGCCTGTAACACCAATCACAAGACCAACTAGGGAAAGGAAAACTGTGGAACGCTATTCCGAGTCTTCGGAAGCTAGAGGTTCCACGCCTAAGCCTTTGTCAATTAGGAAG GGTAGTGGTACTCAGCTGAAGGATATACCAAATG tGGCTTATAAACTATCCAAGAGAAAACCTGATGACAACCTGCAAATGCTTCACAACATTCTTTTCGGCAAGAAATCAAAG GTACATAGTTTGAAGAAAAACATAGGACAGTTTTCAGGATTTGTTTGGGTTGAGGATGAG GAAAAACAAAGGCGAAAAACCAAAGAGAAGCTGGACAAGTGTGTTAAGGAAAAGCTGCTGGATTTTTGTGATGTCCTCAATATTCCAGTGAGCAGAACTTCTGCAAAGAAG GATGAGCTCACAGTGAAATTATTAGAGTTCCTGGAATCTCCTCATTCTACAACAGATTCCTTGCTTGCTGAGAAGGAACAG GGTAAGAAGCAAAAGAGAAAGGGCTCAGCTAGCAAAAGTGCAGGCTCTTTGGATAAATCA AAGCATCAGAAATCTGAAGTTGGGGTAAAACGCAAGCGGTCAGCAAAAACTGAGGAGGAAGAAACTAATGATGAACAACCATCAGATAGTGGTGATGACTCTGACAATGATGATGAAGCTCCTAAAGAAGGAAGTGATCAGGAAGAGAGTGGTTCTGAGAAAAGTGAGAaacaagaggaagaggaagaagacgTGGAAGAGAAACCAAAGAAAAACAAGTCTGGTGAGAAGGTTAATTCGAAGAAGAGTGTGAAGAAGGATTCGGGGAGTAAAGCAGCAGAGAAGACTAAGGCCACAGAAAAGGGCAGCCCTGCGAAGTCCTTGAAAAGTTCATCAACATCTACCCCTTCAAGTTCAGTTTCCAAGAAAGGTGCTTCTGCTGCTGATTCAACATCTAAAGCCAAGAAAGAAAAGGCtgaaaagaaaagcaaaaaagaaGAAACTGAACCTGTGAAGGAAAATTCTTCAAGCAAGAAACAATCAAGCAAGTCTACTTCAAAGGTTTCTGAAAAAG GAAAAGGGAAAAGTGTAAAGAAGGCCAAGGCAGAGCCCAGCAAAGAAGAATTGCATGCAGTAGTATCAATTATTCTTAAAAAAGTGGATTTTAACACT GCAACTTTATCTGATATTATCAGGCAATTAG GTAGCCACTTTGATCTGGATTTGATGCACAGAAAAGCAGAGGTAAAAGCTATAATCACTGAAGTAATAAATAACATGAGTGAAGAGGAAGATGAGGATGAATCTGAGGGTGATGATGCAGAAAAATCTGAAGGAGAGAGTGATGCAGAAAAGCCTGAAGGTGATGATGATGCAGAAAAGTCTGATGGTGCTGACAGTGATTCTTGA
- the LOC107015190 gene encoding protein DEK-like isoform X2, protein MASEKETLDDKKPEEVIEEQQPKDNDKEKEEESMQVDKKDAESEEEKEESEEEEEKEEEEKPVEKKGKNRGESTEEPVTPITRPTRERKTVERYSESSEARGSTPKPLSIRKGSGTQLKDIPNVAYKLSKRKPDDNLQMLHNILFGKKSKVHSLKKNIGQFSGFVWVEDEEKQRRKTKEKLDKCVKEKLLDFCDVLNIPVSRTSAKKDELTVKLLEFLESPHSTTDSLLAEKEQKGKKQKRKGSASKSAGSLDKSVKKHQKSEVGVKRKRSAKTEEEETNDEQPSDSGDDSDNDDEAPKEGSDQEESGSEKSEKQEEEEEDVEEKPKKNKSGEKVNSKKSVKKDSGSKAAEKTKATEKGSPAKSLKSSSTSTPSSSVSKKGASAADSTSKAKKEKAEKKSKKEETEPVKENSSSKKQSSKSTSKVSEKGKGKSVKKAKAEPSKEELHAVVSIILKKVDFNTATLSDIIRQLGSHFDLDLMHRKAEVKAIITEVINNMSEEEDEDESEGDDAEKSEGESDAEKPEGDDDAEKSDGADSDS, encoded by the exons atggCGTCCGAGAAAGAAACCCTAGATGACAAGAAACCAGAGGAGGTGATTGAGGAGCAACAACCGAAGGACAACGACAAGGAAAAGGAAGAGGAATCAATGCAAGTTGACAAAAAGGATGCTGAATCAGAGGAGGAGAAAGAAGAAtcagaggaggaggaggaaaaagaagaagaagagaaaccAGTCGAGAAGAAGGGGAAAAACAGAGGTGAGAGTACGGAAGAGCCTGTAACACCAATCACAAGACCAACTAGGGAAAGGAAAACTGTGGAACGCTATTCCGAGTCTTCGGAAGCTAGAGGTTCCACGCCTAAGCCTTTGTCAATTAGGAAG GGTAGTGGTACTCAGCTGAAGGATATACCAAATG tGGCTTATAAACTATCCAAGAGAAAACCTGATGACAACCTGCAAATGCTTCACAACATTCTTTTCGGCAAGAAATCAAAG GTACATAGTTTGAAGAAAAACATAGGACAGTTTTCAGGATTTGTTTGGGTTGAGGATGAG GAAAAACAAAGGCGAAAAACCAAAGAGAAGCTGGACAAGTGTGTTAAGGAAAAGCTGCTGGATTTTTGTGATGTCCTCAATATTCCAGTGAGCAGAACTTCTGCAAAGAAG GATGAGCTCACAGTGAAATTATTAGAGTTCCTGGAATCTCCTCATTCTACAACAGATTCCTTGCTTGCTGAGAAGGAACAG AAGGGTAAGAAGCAAAAGAGAAAGGGCTCAGCTAGCAAAAGTGCAGGCTCTTTGGATAAATCAGTTAAG AAGCATCAGAAATCTGAAGTTGGGGTAAAACGCAAGCGGTCAGCAAAAACTGAGGAGGAAGAAACTAATGATGAACAACCATCAGATAGTGGTGATGACTCTGACAATGATGATGAAGCTCCTAAAGAAGGAAGTGATCAGGAAGAGAGTGGTTCTGAGAAAAGTGAGAaacaagaggaagaggaagaagacgTGGAAGAGAAACCAAAGAAAAACAAGTCTGGTGAGAAGGTTAATTCGAAGAAGAGTGTGAAGAAGGATTCGGGGAGTAAAGCAGCAGAGAAGACTAAGGCCACAGAAAAGGGCAGCCCTGCGAAGTCCTTGAAAAGTTCATCAACATCTACCCCTTCAAGTTCAGTTTCCAAGAAAGGTGCTTCTGCTGCTGATTCAACATCTAAAGCCAAGAAAGAAAAGGCtgaaaagaaaagcaaaaaagaaGAAACTGAACCTGTGAAGGAAAATTCTTCAAGCAAGAAACAATCAAGCAAGTCTACTTCAAAGGTTTCTGAAAAAG GAAAAGGGAAAAGTGTAAAGAAGGCCAAGGCAGAGCCCAGCAAAGAAGAATTGCATGCAGTAGTATCAATTATTCTTAAAAAAGTGGATTTTAACACT GCAACTTTATCTGATATTATCAGGCAATTAG GTAGCCACTTTGATCTGGATTTGATGCACAGAAAAGCAGAGGTAAAAGCTATAATCACTGAAGTAATAAATAACATGAGTGAAGAGGAAGATGAGGATGAATCTGAGGGTGATGATGCAGAAAAATCTGAAGGAGAGAGTGATGCAGAAAAGCCTGAAGGTGATGATGATGCAGAAAAGTCTGATGGTGCTGACAGTGATTCTTGA